AGCTGCTCTGAAGGGGTCATCCGGGGTCATCCCGCACAGAGATCCTAAATCCTGCAGAACAAAACCGGTTTCTGATCGATCGGCAACCCACCCCGGTGACGTTATATGGATCAGCACGAGTTCGACCCAACTGGCATAACGATTAGCAACAGGTACGCCCATCACGTAGGCCACGCCTCCGGGGTGGTAATGGTTGTTGAGCACCTTCAGGGCAAACAGAACGCCTGTAAACACAATCACGTATGTGAAGATCGGTGAGGAGGCGGTCAGAATGAAGCCCATTCAGAGACGGATTAATCGATTAATAGATATAGATTACTTACAGCATCTCTACTACCATCTTTGAGGGGTTTCGTAGCTCACCTGAGAAGCCAACAGCACAAGCCATGCTGTAGGACTGATCCTGCGTGAGCTCTGTTAGCACCGCCTCCAACGCCAGGTAGACCACGCCGGTGAGCAGAGAGAACACAGCCAGCAGGTAGGCGAACCAGGCTCCGCCCAGCCGTCTCTCCAGCCCGATGCCTTTCCAGAGGAAGGACACCATGTTGAAGTAGAGGTGCCAGTCGTCGGCATGGTGCAGCGGGgacagcaggaggcggagccagtcGTTGGACCAGAACACCTGCTGGACACTCACACACGCCTCGGGATCGGAAAGACAGTAGTATTCATATGAATACTCATATGATCAAATACTTATAGTCCAAGATCTTAaggaatatttatatatattctgatttagcgcaaagaaaagcagaaaaactcACTTTGAATAAGATGAAAGCAACCAATCATCATGCTGGTTAGTTAATCAATGTAGAATTCACTTTGCACTGCGGCACTAAATACGAGTTTGATCGTGATCACTTTGTGCGTGAATAATGATCAGTGTCTCACCCGCATCAGGGGCGCTGCCGGAAACAGGTAGAGCCACGCGGTGAGTCCCAGGACAGCCAGGGTGACC
This genomic interval from Brachionichthys hirsutus isolate HB-005 unplaced genomic scaffold, CSIRO-AGI_Bhir_v1 contig_1282, whole genome shotgun sequence contains the following:
- the LOC137916570 gene encoding rhomboid-related protein 4-like isoform X1, whose amino-acid sequence is MRRRQRGPHLGLLLLASQLLQAGLDRVPPVTLAVLGLTAWLYLFPAAPLMRACVSVQQVFWSNDWLRLLLSPLHHADDWHLYFNMVSFLWKGIGLERRLGGAWFAYLLAVFSLLTGVVYLALEAVLTELTQDQSYSMACAVGFSGVLFALKVLNNHYHPGGVAYVMGVPVANRYASWVELVLIHITSPGTSFIGHLAGILVGLLYAAGPLEAVMEACAGFVTSNGSDSQPGSYYRSSGSSGNASTGCGYLGYHHYTPNPAPSTEEEQLEAAIRNSLDDRGQSSPGGAPPPPYFSPSEEERVEELRWRRLRRFDP
- the LOC137916570 gene encoding rhomboid-related protein 4-like isoform X2, whose translation is MRRRQRGPHLGLLLLASQLLQAGLDRVPPVTLAVLGLTAWLYLFPAAPLMRACVSVQQVFWSNDWLRLLLSPLHHADDWHLYFNMVSFLWKGIGLERRLGGAWFAYLLAVFSLLTGVVYLALEAVLTELTQDQSYSMACAVGFSGVLFALKVLNNHYHPGGVAYVMGVPVANRYASWVELVLIHITSPGTSFIGHLAGILVGLLYAAGPLEAVMEACAGFVTSNGSDSQPGSYYRSSGSSEEEQLEAAIRNSLDDRGQSSPGGAPPPPYFSPSEEERVEELRWRRLRRFDP